In Primulina huaijiensis isolate GDHJ02 unplaced genomic scaffold, ASM1229523v2 scaffold43333, whole genome shotgun sequence, the following proteins share a genomic window:
- the LOC140970059 gene encoding plant UBX domain-containing protein 2-like, with product MDDVKDKMKGLMKKVNNPFSSSNSSKFKGQGRVLGSSSSPDQVLSSSLSNSKALPQKTNNISEPLPRKVSNSSEQKLENKKPEILANKNRDEKDGNGFDPFNSLITSGRRNPHGYSLKVFECPVCSKVYSSEEEVSAHVESCLSSSDLSNENGGEELVGGETRLQDCVSAYVSGKPKDSSMEVVMRLFKNVVVDPQNAKFRKIRLGNPKIKEAIGDVPGGIELLECIGFELKEEGEEMWLTMEVPSEYQLGLVKKAISLLDPKKDEELLSTAPAKIEEDLQPQKVDRQV from the coding sequence ATGGATGATGTGAAAGATAAGATGAAGGGATTGATGAAGAAAGTCAACAATCCTTTTTCATCTTCAAATTCTAGCAAATTCAAAGGCCAAGGTAGAGTTTTGGGCTCTTCTTCAAGTCCCGATCAAGTTTTATCATCATCTTTGTCTAATTCCAAGGCTTTACCTCAAAAGACGAATAATATTTCTGAACCTTTACCACGAAAGGTAAGCAATAGTTCTGAGCAGAAACTAGAGAATAAGAAGCCTGAAATATTGGCGAATAAGAATAGGGACGAGAAGGATGGTAATGGGTTTGATCCATTTAATTCGTTGATCACTTCTGGGAGAAGGAATCCGCATGGTTATTCTTTGAAAGTGTTTGAATGTCCTGTTTGTAGCAAAGTGTATAGCTCAGAAGAGGAGGTTTCTGCTCATGTTGAATCTTGTTTGAGCAGTTCAGATTTGAGTAATGAGAATGGCGGCGAAGAATTGGTGGGCGGTGAAACCCGGCTGCAGGATTGTGTGAGTGCATATGTATCTGGGAAGCCGAAGGATAGTTCGATGGAGGTGGTGATGAGACTTTTCAAGAATGTGGTGGTTGATCCGCAAAATGCAAAGTTTAGGAAGATAAGGTTGGGAAATCCTAAGATAAAGGAGGCGATAGGGGATGTTCCGGGAGGGATTGAATTGTTGGAATGCATTGGGTTTGAGTTGAAAGAAGAAGGTGAGGAGATGTGGCTTACGATGGAAGTTCCTTCCGAGTATCAGCTTGGTTTAGTCAAGAAAGCTATATCTTTGCTGGATCCTAAGAAGGATGAGGAGTTACTATCCACTGCTCCTGCTAAGATCGAGGAAGACCTTCAGCCGCAGAAGGTCGATAGGCAGGTGTAA
- the LOC140970045 gene encoding glucan endo-1,3-beta-glucosidase 3-like isoform X2 has product MEWYFKPFFLHQNLLALCMRGKRFDFWSSRGRNTGKRFMGLLLLVLLFLVSASSADEGAFIGVNIGTALSDMPNPTQVVALLKVQQIRHIRLYDADRAMLLALANTGIRVTISVPNDELLGIGQSNASAANWVSRNVLAHVPATNITGIAVGSEVLSTLPNAAPILVSAIKFIYSALVASNLDSQIKVSTPHSSSIILDSFPPSQAFFNRSWDPVMVPLLKFLQSSGSYLMLNVYPYYDYMQSNGVIPLDYALFRPLSPTKEAVDPNTLLHYTNVFDAVVDAAYFAMSYQNFTNIPIVVTETGWPSKGDSSEPDATLENANTYNSNLIRHVLNSTGTPKHPGIAVSSYIYELYNEDLRAGPISEKNWGLFNGNGVPVYILHLTGSGTVLANDTTNQTFCVAKEGADPKMIQAALDWACGPGKVDCSILVQGQPCYEPDTVVGHASYAFNAYYHRMAMTDGTCNFNGVAIISTTDPSHGSCIYPGSGGRNETFVNGTTLVPTNSTTSGCNSRHFRQENIYVRVITVWFVLWCAVYL; this is encoded by the exons ATGGAGTGGTACTTCAAGCCATTTTTTCTCCATCAGAACTTACTGGCGCTCTGTATGAG GGGTAAAAGATTCGATTTTTGGAGTTCAAGAGGAAGAAATACTGGGAAACGGTTCATGGGTTTATTGCTTCTTGTTCTTCTCTTTCTGGTTTCTGCTTCTTCTGCTGATGAAG GGGCTTTCATTGGCGTGAATATCGGCACAGCGCTATCTGACATGCCAAATCCAACTCAAGTGGTGGCCCTTTTGAAGGTTCAGCAAATCCGCCACATCAGGCTTTATGATGCTGACCGAGCCATGCTACTGGCACTTGCGAACACTGGAATTCGGGTCACCATATCCGTGCCAAATGACGAGCTTTTAGGCATTGGGCAATCTAACGCCAGTGCAGCAAATTGGGTTTCTCGCAATGTTCTTGCACATGTCCCTGCCACCAATATCACTGGAATAGCTGTTGGATCTGAAGTCCTTTCCACTCTACCAAATGCAGCTCCAATCCTAGTCTCTGCCATTAAATTTATCTACTCTGCACTTGTAGCCTCTAATCTTGATTCCCAAATCAAAGTTTCTACTCCACATTCTTCTTCTATAATCCTCGACTCATTTCCTCCCTCCCAAGCTTTCTTTAACCGTAGCTGGGACCCTGTAATGGTCCCATTGCTGAAGTTTCTACAGTCCTCAGGATCGTATCTTATGCTTAATGTTTATCCATATTATGATTACATGCAATCCAATGGTGTGATTCCATTGGATTATGCTCTGTTTCGTCCTCTTTCTCCTACCAAGGAAGCCGTAGATCCTAACACACTTTTACATTACACCAATGTCTTTGATGCAGTTGTTGATGCGGCATATTTTGCAATGTCTTATCAAAACTTTACGAACATCCCAATTGTAGTGACTGAAACTGGTTGGCCTTCCAAAGGCGACTCTTCTGAGCCAGATGCCACTCTTGAAAATGCCAATACTTACAACAGTAACCTCATCAGACATGTTCTTAACTCGACGGGTACCCCAAAGCATCCTGGGATTGCAGTTAGCTCGTACATTTATGAACTTTACAATGAAGATCTTCGAGCTGGGCCAATTTCGGAAAAAAACTGGGGGCTCTTTAATGGAAATGGTGTTCCTGTTTATATTCTCCACTTGACCGGTTCGGGAACAGTTTTGGCAAATGATACTACGAATCAGACATTTTGTGTTGCAAAGGAAGGTGCTGATCCGAAGATGATACAGGCAGCGTTAGATTGGGCTTGTGGTCCTGGAAAAGTTGATTGCTCTATTCTTGTGCAAGGGCAACCATGCTATGAACCAGATACAGTTGTGGGGCATGCATCATATGCTTTCAATGCGTATTATCACAGAATGGCTATGACTGATGGAACATGTAACTTCAATGGAGTAGCCATCATCTCTACCACTGATCCAA GCCATGGCTCTTGCATTTATCCGGGAAG TGGCGGAAGAAATGAAACCTTTGTAAATGGCACCACTCTTGTTCCTACCAATTCCACGACATCGGGTTGCAATTCACGACATTTCcgtcaagaaaatatttatgttcgTGTTATAACCGTTTGGTTTGTACTCTGGTGTGCCGTATATTTGTAG
- the LOC140970045 gene encoding glucan endo-1,3-beta-glucosidase 3-like isoform X1, translating to MPLPLAFSLSKAIFLVPFSLGSCDRGKRFDFWSSRGRNTGKRFMGLLLLVLLFLVSASSADEGAFIGVNIGTALSDMPNPTQVVALLKVQQIRHIRLYDADRAMLLALANTGIRVTISVPNDELLGIGQSNASAANWVSRNVLAHVPATNITGIAVGSEVLSTLPNAAPILVSAIKFIYSALVASNLDSQIKVSTPHSSSIILDSFPPSQAFFNRSWDPVMVPLLKFLQSSGSYLMLNVYPYYDYMQSNGVIPLDYALFRPLSPTKEAVDPNTLLHYTNVFDAVVDAAYFAMSYQNFTNIPIVVTETGWPSKGDSSEPDATLENANTYNSNLIRHVLNSTGTPKHPGIAVSSYIYELYNEDLRAGPISEKNWGLFNGNGVPVYILHLTGSGTVLANDTTNQTFCVAKEGADPKMIQAALDWACGPGKVDCSILVQGQPCYEPDTVVGHASYAFNAYYHRMAMTDGTCNFNGVAIISTTDPSHGSCIYPGSGGRNETFVNGTTLVPTNSTTSGCNSRHFRQENIYVRVITVWFVLWCAVYL from the exons ATGCCACTCCCCCTTGCTTTTTCTTTGTCTAAAGCTATTTTCTTGGTGCCGTTCTCTTTGGGGTCTTGTGATAGGGGTAAAAGATTCGATTTTTGGAGTTCAAGAGGAAGAAATACTGGGAAACGGTTCATGGGTTTATTGCTTCTTGTTCTTCTCTTTCTGGTTTCTGCTTCTTCTGCTGATGAAG GGGCTTTCATTGGCGTGAATATCGGCACAGCGCTATCTGACATGCCAAATCCAACTCAAGTGGTGGCCCTTTTGAAGGTTCAGCAAATCCGCCACATCAGGCTTTATGATGCTGACCGAGCCATGCTACTGGCACTTGCGAACACTGGAATTCGGGTCACCATATCCGTGCCAAATGACGAGCTTTTAGGCATTGGGCAATCTAACGCCAGTGCAGCAAATTGGGTTTCTCGCAATGTTCTTGCACATGTCCCTGCCACCAATATCACTGGAATAGCTGTTGGATCTGAAGTCCTTTCCACTCTACCAAATGCAGCTCCAATCCTAGTCTCTGCCATTAAATTTATCTACTCTGCACTTGTAGCCTCTAATCTTGATTCCCAAATCAAAGTTTCTACTCCACATTCTTCTTCTATAATCCTCGACTCATTTCCTCCCTCCCAAGCTTTCTTTAACCGTAGCTGGGACCCTGTAATGGTCCCATTGCTGAAGTTTCTACAGTCCTCAGGATCGTATCTTATGCTTAATGTTTATCCATATTATGATTACATGCAATCCAATGGTGTGATTCCATTGGATTATGCTCTGTTTCGTCCTCTTTCTCCTACCAAGGAAGCCGTAGATCCTAACACACTTTTACATTACACCAATGTCTTTGATGCAGTTGTTGATGCGGCATATTTTGCAATGTCTTATCAAAACTTTACGAACATCCCAATTGTAGTGACTGAAACTGGTTGGCCTTCCAAAGGCGACTCTTCTGAGCCAGATGCCACTCTTGAAAATGCCAATACTTACAACAGTAACCTCATCAGACATGTTCTTAACTCGACGGGTACCCCAAAGCATCCTGGGATTGCAGTTAGCTCGTACATTTATGAACTTTACAATGAAGATCTTCGAGCTGGGCCAATTTCGGAAAAAAACTGGGGGCTCTTTAATGGAAATGGTGTTCCTGTTTATATTCTCCACTTGACCGGTTCGGGAACAGTTTTGGCAAATGATACTACGAATCAGACATTTTGTGTTGCAAAGGAAGGTGCTGATCCGAAGATGATACAGGCAGCGTTAGATTGGGCTTGTGGTCCTGGAAAAGTTGATTGCTCTATTCTTGTGCAAGGGCAACCATGCTATGAACCAGATACAGTTGTGGGGCATGCATCATATGCTTTCAATGCGTATTATCACAGAATGGCTATGACTGATGGAACATGTAACTTCAATGGAGTAGCCATCATCTCTACCACTGATCCAA GCCATGGCTCTTGCATTTATCCGGGAAG TGGCGGAAGAAATGAAACCTTTGTAAATGGCACCACTCTTGTTCCTACCAATTCCACGACATCGGGTTGCAATTCACGACATTTCcgtcaagaaaatatttatgttcgTGTTATAACCGTTTGGTTTGTACTCTGGTGTGCCGTATATTTGTAG
- the LOC140970077 gene encoding F-box protein SKIP28-like, with amino-acid sequence MEENNGQSNCLEQRSSPHEAIFFVLTYLPLFELLSMSQVCRSLGDAINNDILPWMQLVVDRPLNFGISDDILMRIALKAKGRLQVLALLNCVKITDDGLLRVVAQNSCISKLYVPSCTNLSTEGIITAVRFLTQTNPILNCLRINGIYGINKQELKTLQELINPNLKSRPNQSKIFYHKKLPTLLHEETYHSIDVDVCPICDEVRMVFDCPRLVCEKKCRGCDLCIPRCKECGICFNGIDELEEAACVDSLCLNCWLELPKCSFCNKPYCNEHAGSQLTLVGSEGFVCGSCHSNFIL; translated from the exons ATGGAAGAGAACAATGGACAGAGCAATTGTTTAGAACAAAGATCATCCCCCCATGAAGCAATCTTCTTTGTTTTAACTTATCTTCCTCTGTTTGAACTTTTGTCCATGTCCCAAGTCTGCAGATCACTTGGAGATGCCATAAACAACGACATATTACCATGGATGCAACTCGTTGTGGACCGGCCTTTGAATTTTGGTATTTCAGATGACATTCTTATGAGAATAGCGTTGAAAGCGAAAGGACGGTTGCAAGTTCTGGCTCTATTGAACTGCGTGAAGATTACAGATGATGGGTTGTTGAGGGTTGTGGCACAAAATTCTTGTATCAGCAAG CTTTATGTACCATCCTGCACAAACTTATCAACAGAAGGAATCATCACAGCAGTAAGATTCCTCACACAAACAAATCCCATTCTAAACTGTCTCAGAATCAACGGCATCTATGGCATcaacaaacaagaactcaaaacTCTTCAAGAGCTAATCAACCCAAACCTTAAATCGAGACCAAACCAATCCAAGATCTTTTATCACAAGAAACTCCCCACCCTTTTGCACGAAGAGACTTATCACTCAATCGATGTGGATGTATGTCCAATATGCGATGAAGTAAGAATGGTTTTCGACTGCCCTCGACTCGTCTGTGAGAAGAAATGTAGGGGATGCGATCTTTGCATTCCGAGATGCAAAGAATGCGGAATTTGCTTCAACGGTATTGATGAACTCGAAGAAGCAGCTTGTGTGGATTCTTTGTGCTTGAATTGTTGGCTCGAGCTTCCAAAATGCAGTTTTTGTAATAAGCCATATTGTAATGAACATGCTGGCTCACAGCTGACGCTTGTGGGTTCCGAAGGATTTGTATGTGGTTCTTGCCATTCCAATTTTATCTTGTAA